From a single Ursus arctos isolate Adak ecotype North America unplaced genomic scaffold, UrsArc2.0 scaffold_34, whole genome shotgun sequence genomic region:
- the CAMKK2 gene encoding calcium/calmodulin-dependent protein kinase kinase 2 isoform X5: MSSCVSSQPSSDPAALQDELGGGGGSGSEGQKPCEALQGLSSLSIRLGMESFIVVTECEPGCAVDRGLARDRPLEADGREVPLDASASGPQARPQLCSRKLSLQERSQLDANGRCGHPALAHSPVGSPQSSPRLPRRPTVESHHVSITGMQDCVQLNQYTLKDEIGKGSYGVVKLAYNENDNTYYAMKVLSKKKLIRQAGFPRRPPPRGTRPAPGGCIQPRGPIEQVYQEIAILKKLDHPNVVKLVEVLDDPNEDHLYMVFELVNQGPVMEVPTLKPLSEDQARFYFQDLIKGIEYLHYQKIIHRDIKPSNLLVGEDGHIKIADFGVSNEFKGSDALLSNTVGTPAFMAPESLSETRKIFSGKALDVWAMGVTLYCFVFGQCPFMDERIMCLHSKIKSQALEFPDQPDIAEDLKDLITRMLDKNPESRIVVPEIKLHPWVTRHGAEPLPSEDENCTLVEVTEEEVENSVKHIPSLATVILVKTMIRKRSFGNPFEGSRREERSLSAPGNLLTKKPTRECEPLSEPKAKT, from the exons ATGTCATCATGCGTCTCTAGCCAGCCCAGCAGCGACCCGGCCGCCCTCCAGGATGAGCTGGGGGGCGGTGGCGGCAGCGGCAGCGAAGGCCAGAAGCCCTGTGAGGCCCTGCAGGGCCTCTCGTCCCTGAGCATCCGCCTGGGCATGGAGTCCTTCATCGTGGTCACCGAGTGTGAGCCGGGCTGCGCGGTGGACCGCGGCCTGGCCCGGGACCGGCCCCTGGAGGCCGATGGCCGAGAGGTGCCCCTCGACGCCTCGGCCTCCGGGCCCCAGGCGCGGCCCCAGCTGTGCAGTCGCAAGCTCTCTCTGCAGGAGCGGTCCCAGCTGGACGCGAACGGACGCTGCGGCCACCCGGCCCTGGCCCACTCTCCCGTGGGCTCCCCGCAGTCCTCGCCGCGGCTGCCCCGGAGGCCCACGGTGGAGTCCCACCACGTCTCCATCACCGGCATGCAG GATTGTGTACAACTGAATCAGTATACACTGAAGGATGAAATTGGAAAG GGCTCCTATGGCGTGGTCAAGTTGGCCTACAATGAAAATGACAATACCTATTAT GCGATGAAGGTGCTGTCCAAAAAGAAGCTGATCCGACAGGCGGGCTTTCCAC GTCGTCCCCCACCCCGAGGCACACGGCCAGCCCCTGGAGGCTGCATCCAGCCTAGGGGCCCCATTGAGCAGGTGTACCAGGAAATCGCCATCCTCAAGAAGCTAGACCACCCCAATGTGGTGAAGCTGGTGGAG GTCCTGGATGACCCCAATGAGGACCATCTGTACATGG TGTTTGAACTGGTCAACCAAGG GCCTGTGATGGAAGTGCCCACCCTCAAACCACTCTCTGAAGACCAGGCCCGTTTCTACTTCCAGGACCTGATCAAAGGCATAGAGTACC TACACTACCAGAAGATCATCCACCGGGACATCAAACCTTCCAACCTGCTGGTGGGAGAAGATGGGCACATCAAGATTGCCGACTTCGGTGTGAGCAACGAGTTCAAGGGCAGCGACGCGCTCCTCTCTAACACTGTGGGCACACCTGCCTTCATGGCGCCAGAGTCGCTCTCGGAGACCCGGAAGATCTTCTCTGGGAAG GCTTTGGATGTTTGGGCCATGGGTGTAACGCTGTACTGCTTTGTGTTCGGCCAG TGCCCGTTCATGGACGAGCGGATCATGTGTTTACACagtaagatcaagagtcaggcccTGGAATTTCCAGATCA GCCTGACATAGCTGAGGACTTGAAGGACCTGATCACCCGTATGTTGGACAAGAACCCGGAATCAAGGATCGTTGTGCCGGAAATCAAG CTGCACCCCTGGGTCACGAGGCACGGGGCGGAGCCGTTGCCATCGGAGGACGAGAACTGCACGCTGGTCGAGGTGACCGAAGAGGAGGTCGAGAATTCGGTCAAACACATTCCCAGCCTGGCAACCGTG
- the CAMKK2 gene encoding calcium/calmodulin-dependent protein kinase kinase 2 isoform X6, whose product MSSCVSSQPSSDPAALQDELGGGGGSGSEGQKPCEALQGLSSLSIRLGMESFIVVTECEPGCAVDRGLARDRPLEADGREVPLDASASGPQARPQLCSRKLSLQERSQLDANGRCGHPALAHSPVGSPQSSPRLPRRPTVESHHVSITGMQDCVQLNQYTLKDEIGKGSYGVVKLAYNENDNTYYAMKVLSKKKLIRQAGFPRRPPPRGTRPAPGGCIQPRGPIEQVYQEIAILKKLDHPNVVKLVEVLDDPNEDHLYMVFELVNQGPVMEVPTLKPLSEDQARFYFQDLIKGIEYLHYQKIIHRDIKPSNLLVGEDGHIKIADFGVSNEFKGSDALLSNTVGTPAFMAPESLSETRKIFSGKALDVWAMGVTLYCFVFGQCPFMDERIMCLHSKIKSQALEFPDQPDIAEDLKDLITRMLDKNPESRIVVPEIKLHPWVTRHGAEPLPSEDENCTLVEVTEEEVENSVKHIPSLATVILVKTMIRKRSFGNPFEGSRREERSLSAPGNLLTKKPTRECEPLSEPK is encoded by the exons ATGTCATCATGCGTCTCTAGCCAGCCCAGCAGCGACCCGGCCGCCCTCCAGGATGAGCTGGGGGGCGGTGGCGGCAGCGGCAGCGAAGGCCAGAAGCCCTGTGAGGCCCTGCAGGGCCTCTCGTCCCTGAGCATCCGCCTGGGCATGGAGTCCTTCATCGTGGTCACCGAGTGTGAGCCGGGCTGCGCGGTGGACCGCGGCCTGGCCCGGGACCGGCCCCTGGAGGCCGATGGCCGAGAGGTGCCCCTCGACGCCTCGGCCTCCGGGCCCCAGGCGCGGCCCCAGCTGTGCAGTCGCAAGCTCTCTCTGCAGGAGCGGTCCCAGCTGGACGCGAACGGACGCTGCGGCCACCCGGCCCTGGCCCACTCTCCCGTGGGCTCCCCGCAGTCCTCGCCGCGGCTGCCCCGGAGGCCCACGGTGGAGTCCCACCACGTCTCCATCACCGGCATGCAG GATTGTGTACAACTGAATCAGTATACACTGAAGGATGAAATTGGAAAG GGCTCCTATGGCGTGGTCAAGTTGGCCTACAATGAAAATGACAATACCTATTAT GCGATGAAGGTGCTGTCCAAAAAGAAGCTGATCCGACAGGCGGGCTTTCCAC GTCGTCCCCCACCCCGAGGCACACGGCCAGCCCCTGGAGGCTGCATCCAGCCTAGGGGCCCCATTGAGCAGGTGTACCAGGAAATCGCCATCCTCAAGAAGCTAGACCACCCCAATGTGGTGAAGCTGGTGGAG GTCCTGGATGACCCCAATGAGGACCATCTGTACATGG TGTTTGAACTGGTCAACCAAGG GCCTGTGATGGAAGTGCCCACCCTCAAACCACTCTCTGAAGACCAGGCCCGTTTCTACTTCCAGGACCTGATCAAAGGCATAGAGTACC TACACTACCAGAAGATCATCCACCGGGACATCAAACCTTCCAACCTGCTGGTGGGAGAAGATGGGCACATCAAGATTGCCGACTTCGGTGTGAGCAACGAGTTCAAGGGCAGCGACGCGCTCCTCTCTAACACTGTGGGCACACCTGCCTTCATGGCGCCAGAGTCGCTCTCGGAGACCCGGAAGATCTTCTCTGGGAAG GCTTTGGATGTTTGGGCCATGGGTGTAACGCTGTACTGCTTTGTGTTCGGCCAG TGCCCGTTCATGGACGAGCGGATCATGTGTTTACACagtaagatcaagagtcaggcccTGGAATTTCCAGATCA GCCTGACATAGCTGAGGACTTGAAGGACCTGATCACCCGTATGTTGGACAAGAACCCGGAATCAAGGATCGTTGTGCCGGAAATCAAG CTGCACCCCTGGGTCACGAGGCACGGGGCGGAGCCGTTGCCATCGGAGGACGAGAACTGCACGCTGGTCGAGGTGACCGAAGAGGAGGTCGAGAATTCGGTCAAACACATTCCCAGCCTGGCAACCGTG